In Salvia miltiorrhiza cultivar Shanhuang (shh) chromosome 4, IMPLAD_Smil_shh, whole genome shotgun sequence, the DNA window CGAtgttttgaaaagaattaaaataaaaaagaaaagaagaaagataAAATTTGGTGAAAAAAGttaagagaagaaaaaaaatttgacggtaaaagaattaatcttttattgatatatatatatagggttgagatcTATGGAGAAGGCCCTTAGATTAGAGAATAAAGAAGATATCTAGGCCATTCATCTAGTCAAAATCAACGGTTGATATCCATATTAATTCTCGGtcaaattaatacaaaaaagcTGGAAAATACAATTAAAACACGCTGAGGGGTATAAAGAGGATTGCACATTCACTTAATAACCGCATAACTATGCGGTAATTTCGGGATTTACTACCCCAACaactagggctgtaaatgaacagagctactcgcaagctattcgagattcggctcgaaaaaagctcgttcggagctcgattcgataataaacgagccgagctcgagcctgatttcgagctcaaaatttttatcgagtcgagctcgagcctgacagtgctcggttcgttgagctcgcgaacatattcgaattcgattgttcgcgagcctgttcacgaaccttcagtcgaaCCTTCAAacgagttagtacacgagccttagacgagtcgaactcgagctcgagtaacatattaattaagaagattttcttaaatttataacaaattcgagcttgaacatcatatatacgaacatctaacgagccgagctcgagctcgagctcaagcccgaattcgacattatcgagcatcacccgagccgaactcgaatcGAGCTCTAGCTTGTTAAGTGGctgacgagccgagctcgatgatcaagataaaagctcgaatcgagctcgaacacccgaatatttaaacgagctgagctcgagcctgctagtattcggctcggctcgtttacagccctaccaACAACCACATGTCTGAAACCCTAGGAATAGGAAACATACGACTCGCTCCAATCAACAACGCAGCGGCGATTTTCACAGAAATTGAACGGTGGGTTGATTGCTGTTTATCCCGACGACGAAACAATAGAAGAATGTgagtttttatattttgtttggtGAATAACTAGTTAGGTACTGTTTGAAATCTACACCCACGTCTCTAACCCTAGCCGCGTTGACCCATCCTCCCCCCTCGCCCAACCTACAGAACAGCGGCCGTTCCACCCCATAAGCTTCGACGGTGGATTGATTACTGTGATTTACGGCGACGATCCGTTAAAAGAGGGTGAATTTTTACTCTATTGTGTTGcttgtttattttatatttcgGATAATGAAAATGGTGTAAGCAACCTGAAATTTCATCTTTTTGGAAACGACGACTCATTTTTGTAGAATAATTGAAGATTTGTAGAGAAAAATTGAGTTTTTCTGGTGGTGTATTGAATAATGGAGGAGACCTTAGATTCAATTTTCGTTTCTGGTATAGCAGAAGTTCTCTACTGATCTAGGGACCCAGGGGTATTGAAGAGGATGGGGTCTAGGAAGGAGGAGATTCACCAAGCTCTGCCAGGGTGGTATCTACAGATTCCGGTCTAGCTCCCAAGCGTTCTTGAACGTCCTGGTGCATAGTGTTTGGCAACTCGAATCAGACACTTGAGGCAGCGCATGATGCACCAGaaatttattcataaattttcTACGTATATTCTTTAACTTTTTTAGTTTATTCAAATAGATTTGATCTTTGTTCATTAACATATTCTGTGTTTGAATTCTATTTTTTCTGATTTGTTGTGATTTATTGATTAGGCTGCATTTGGTGTATGTTAGAGTTTGAATCCGTGAGCAAGACAAAATGACTAGTTTAGTGAAAGTTATCAAGGTGAGATGGGTGATCGTCCGAGAAAGGGATATGCAAGTAGTATTTGTGGCTCCAGAATGAGTTGAACAACTATTCAGAGTGTTAAAGTAGATATTCGATTACTTTtgttcatttatttataatatgttCATTCATAAATATCTGtaatgtattaatttaatttaacttattGTTCAGAACTTATTGTGTGATATTCATTACTGAATAATATTTATTCAGAACATATTCATGCTATTCAGAACTTATTCATAATGATAGCTATTCAAAAGGTATACTAGATtattcataacttattcataaCTGAAAAGTAGTTACTCGAAACGTACACTAGATTATTCAGAACTTATTCATGCTTGAAATCGAAGCGTTGACTTAATGAATACGTTTTGTTAATCTAATGAGTACGTGCTGAATATTGCTTacatttaattgaataaataaatgattataatgaataaataaataaaaaatgtaatgaataaattcaattcTTTAGTgaataaataatacaaatataatgaataaatacaaaaattcatTACATATCTAATTGTTTGTTTTTGAAATAATGTCGTAATTGCACATTATTtaatctaaaaaagaaaaaaaattaatgaaatgtcATCCATAAAAAATTTTAACAGAACTTCCGAACAACGAACTTATCACTGAACGATATACTAATTGTGGAGAATAACCCACATAATATATTGAATAACGCATATAATATATTGAATAACTCAAATATTATATTGAATAAATATTGTGATGTTCTGAGGTTATTACTAAATAACTCTTAGAATAGATTGAATATGTATGAATAATTtctataatttattgaataaatatattaagatTCAGCAGAAAAACTCGGTTAAACAACAgatcactctctctcactctctctctctctctctctctctcaatcgaACTCCCTCTGAACCTTCAGCCGCCATCTCCATCATCCACCAACCACGCCGCCGCCGAGCACCGTCTGAGGACGACAACAACAATACTCGTGCAACAGCAGCAACCGCTGCTCACCACCGCATTCGAGCTTCTCTCCCCGTCTCGCACGGACTGCCGCCACCGCCTCATGCCATCGCCACCTCCGGACAGCAGTGGCAGAAGTACACCACTAGCACGGCGGCAGCGCTAAAACAGCCGCTACACCGCTGCTTCATCATTCGTCTTCCCTTCCACCGAGCTCCATCTCCCCCTCCCCGAGCTCACGCACTGAATGCATCACTCTCAAGCTCGCTGCCTCCGTCGCTCCGACTCCTGTCGTTCAACCACCGCAACTCCAGATTCTCATTAAAAAATGGTTCTTCGTGAAGACGTCAATGGCGtgcgaaaataaaaaataagaagacaCTGATTctgagagaaaataaaatatgcagCGAATAGAAAGATTAAGAACAAACTATGGGATACGTACCAAATCTTACCATACTTTTCATTGATATTTTCGGTTACTAATATATTGATAATGACTAATCTAACCTTTTCGAAATTAAAATGGTAGTATTAAAATCTGGCAAATCTCAGCCGTGTGATTGAGCTAAATAAATGGTTTAGATAACTTCTCtcttctccacaatatttagcttctctattgatcatttctctctctctatatatatatgtgtgtgtgtagaaaatatatgtataatagAAATGTATTAATGAATTGAACAATTaggaaaaaaagtaaaaaatatccCACATAAAATGTTATAACTAGCACCAAACTACCACTAACTGGGATCCTCAatcccatttttattttttataattttataaattttaatttagggAGAAGTAGCAAATAGCCCCCTATCATACAACCCCTAACACATTTACCTCCCTATCTCTTAGTTGTGAGCTGTTAGCCCCTCAACATCTCATAAGAGTGCAAAAATCCCCTGTTTCTGACGGACACTTTACaccgttaaatatttttttaattttctttatttattatttcactATAATATTTGTTAAGCAAAATACATATTGCTACAAATATTTCTACACAAACCTCaaccttaattaataattaacaactatcattaaatataaattcgtattttttgGAAACAATCAACGAGTACGCAAAGATTAAAATATGTGTAAGATTGGGTGCTCATAAGCTTTCACGTATTTTTCTCTATCATACCACTTGGATATCATGGTAAATGGATCAAGCTTCTTGGACAAATAAATAGAAGCAATTGCATGAGCATATTTTAATCTTTGGGTATTCGTCGATTGTTCcaaaaaatacgaatttatatttaatgatagttgttaattattaattaaggttGAGGTTTGCGTAGAAATATTTGTAGGAGTGTATTTTGCTTAACAAATACTATagtgaaataagaaataagaaaagaaattaaCGGTGTTAACTGTCCGTCAGGAACAGGGGGaattttgcactctttatgagATGTCGAGGGGCTAACCGTCCACAATTAAAAGATAGAGAGGTAAATATGTTAGGGGGTTCTATGATAGGGGGCTATTTGCTACTTCTCCCTTTAATTTATTACTCTCACAGTCCTATTAAAAGTGGTTTGCATTCTATTTTAGGTTGTCCCACAATGGTCTGTGTAGGCTTTACCACCTTCAATCAATTTACACATTTTTCTTAATATAAATGCCCAAAAATTTTATACCACTTATAGTGGAACATATGGAGTATATTTGTgcataatataaagataattaacttGGTTCACTAATTCAATtagattttatatttattttaataatgcTAGTGTTAATATTGcgaaatactccctctgtcccattataaATATCCCATACTTTTGGGCAcatagattaagaaatgtataattagtaaataaagtgaattgatgaaaattatttaaatattaggtatagagaagGGATATTTGTAATGAGAGAAGGGAGTATACAAAATGAATAACAAAAATCAAATGTTACCCACCAgcttaattttaataaatttttaaccAACTTTGACATAAAGAGACTTAAATGCCTTTGCTTTAACTTGGTATACTTGTTTAtcatatactccattcgtcccacgaatcttgacacgttttcctttttgggtcgtcccacgaatcttgacacatttccaaataaggtaataattattacattctctctcctactttataacttttatatttcattGGGAGAAGTAGCAAAGAGCCCCATGTCATACAACCCCTGACACGTTTACCTTCCTATCTTTTGATTTTGAGTTGTTAGCGCCCCTCAACATatcataaagagtgcaaaaaTGCCCCCTGCTCTTAACGGAcatttaacaccgttaagtatttttcatttttttaatttgttactaatatttcttactataagcatataattttttttttgaatttaaatttaaatatttgtaatatttttttaaataaaatcatttttgaatACACACACACTTTCACTGTGTTCTTAATTAATACAAGGTTATCTTTGTCTATCGAATTATTTCTACTTTCATATATCGTGTATGCTTTTGggtttttaattaatacaaggttatatttgttatgttttatttttatatactatatattaattggtacgatttattttatttatttataatatatgtatattaaatctcatctaactttaattgttacaagaacgcagtgaaagtgtgtgtgtgtgtattcaaaactgattttatttaaaaaaatattacaaacatttaaatttaaattaaaaaaattatatgcttatagtaagaaatattagtaagaaataacaaaaaatgaaaaatatttaacggtgttaagtgtccgttaagaGCAGTGGAcattttgcactctttatgaCATGTTGAGGGGTTAACAgcccaaaatcaaaagatagaGAAGTAAACGTGCTAGGGGGTTGTATGATAAGGGCTATTTGCTACTTTTCCCTACTTCATTAActatacacttaaaacactaatctataattccttaattctcgtgccgaaaccaaacgtgtcaagattcgtgggacggagggagtataaatatATGGTACATTTGCTATGAATTAGTACCAGTCGTAGCGCACATCGTCTTGATACACCTAGTTGAATTGAGATTCGTACCAATCGTTTCGGGACGTTGCACGCCACAATTGATATGAATAGTCCACATTCGTACTAATCATACCATTGATTGGTACTACAAGTTGGAATGATCGGTGCAGATCGTCTCATCCGTGTTTGTATGGCTACAATTTATCTGCATTTACTATAGACATATTTTTGTTCGAATTTTGAAATATGATtacaatttattaaaattaagcTGGAGTCCACCaaaatgagtatccatttcctttttggtaagtgtacccTATATAAGTTACTCACAACAAAAGTGAGATTCTTATTCCATTCATACACACTTAACTAATTTGTTAAAATTTGTGTCAACCCCAAATAATTATTTCATCTGTCTCATTGTTCTTGTTCCACTTTTTTTAGCACCAGACTTAAGATGTTGTAGGTAGTGAAGTTAAATTGTAtgagcacgaaaattaagatGTTATTGTTCACTAATTTGGCCTCGTTTAGGAAATAagacaaaaataattaatgggACAATCTAATAAGAAAAAGTGGGACAAAAACAATGGGATGAGGGAGTTTAAaataataacattaattatGAAATACAATAACgcacaataaattatgaaaaaatagaatagaataatatataaaagtaacaAGTTGATTGGCGATGAGGATGACGGCTGGTTATCTAATAAATCCGCATAACTTCTTAACTGTATTTTTGGTTGCTATAAATATTTGTTTGCATTATTGCAAAGCGTGACACAAGCATGAATCTCAAGATTTTCAACGAGACTATGATCTAAGAATGTATTATTAACTACACAATAATAGAGGCAATAAGTTTTGATTGGTCAAAAATGTTTCACGGCATGGAAGGTCAGCTTCCGCAGCCACGCCGACACTCGCGACAAAATTAAACATCttgctccctctctctctctctctctcatattttttgttttgttcaaCTACAAGGTCTCTATCCCAATTTCCCTCAAACATTTGAATTCAAATTGTTACAATTGTTTaagatattaaatatatatacatctcATCACGACTTTCTCTTCCGAGtttagtgtatatatataatcgcAAAAAGTAGGAAACATAGCAAAAGCAAGATTTGATAATCATCATGGAGTCGTATTCGTCCATTAGCAACACAGACTCCTCTTCATCTGCTTCATATTCTTTCTCATCAAATTCCTCAACTCACTACCTTTATAATCCCTGCCGCCAAGCAACGAAGAGCGCGAAACCTCAGCCGTCGTTCCGGTCGGCGCTCCACACCGTCCGCAAATCTCCGGCCAAGAACGTGATCACCAAGAAACCCATCGCTCCGCTGCCGCCGACACCACCGAGAATCTACAAGGTGGAGCCCATTGAATTCAAGGATGTGGTCCAGAAGCTGACGGGGGCGGGCGAGCTCCAGTCGACGCGGCTGCGGGAGGTGGCGCCGCCCCCGCTCAGCCTCTCCCCACGCTTTGTTCCGCATTCAGCCGAAAATGAAGAGGAAAAGAGGCAGAAATCATTTGATACTAGTTTTGGGATTCTAAGCCCACTTGGGTTTAGCTTGTCGCCTTCATCTCTCGCATGGTGTTCGGCCATGCTTCTCAGTCCAGGAACACTTGCTTCCTTCGAGACAAGTGCAGTTATCTAGTATTGCATCGTACCTCATCTGTAGATAGGGTTTAATCATAGTTTGTATTCTCAAATTTCAGCCTTTTTTATAAAACTGTTcttgatttatgtttttttgcAAAAACTCTCAACCTGggagaaaaaaattgatttatgtctagatttagggtttttttttctacaattttatttttgaaaaatgctGAAAATTAAGGTACAAACTATAATTCACccttataaatatataggtttTGATTATGTTAGTTTGTTGCTATATATTTCACACTTTATATATGCTTACCGATTTTCTTTCGAGTGggttatttattcaaattttatcTTCAGTACTCCTCTCGCTCTCAGCAGACACCAAGTATGTGATGTGGAATATCAACTCCCAAATAATGAAGACAATCaaatacaaataaatttatagtttGAAAAGAATTTATCCCACAGCAGGAGTTGTGAAGGATTGCCAAGATCCTCTCGCAAATCAAGACCTCATCTATGGAAATCAGATGAGTAGCGGATCTCTGATTCTATACAATCTAAACCGAATCCTAGTGTAGTGCCCCGGCCAACTAAACCTAAATTAGTTGATCTCAGCTAGGGTTGTATacgaatcaaataattttgttcGATTCGGTATTTGTGttcgaattttgatattcgtattcGAAAAGTTACAAATCGAATCcaaatacaaataatttttattcgaTTAGTTACCaaatacaaattgaaaattttgatattcgattcgatattcgtaagtattcgatttgattaaatatttatataatatatataatatgttattTATAACTATCTAATTTAATTATGATTGAATAGATATAACTAATGAAACAAACGTATAACAACAACCAACCTAAACCTTATGATTAAATAGATAAGCtaataaatcataattaaatgaattaaacaaaaaacaaaaatgattAAAGCTAAATCTTAATATCTCTGAGCCCTAAATTCAAGTGCAAGTGCTCATATTTCTTTCACTTTCAGAATATAGAATCTTATATTGTTTACaatattattttagatatttttttatataaaattttaaattgaatcgaatattcgaatcAAATACGAATAGTTCGAATATCAATtcgaatcgaatacgaatcaGATTTATTATTCGAAATGTATTCGAATATTAATTCGAATCTTGAATAATTTAATGAATACAAATCGAATATAGTGATATTCGtttcgattcgattcgtttacaaccATAATCTCAGCTACAGAATTTGATTTCAGGGAGAATTTCTTAACTCCGGAGTTGAGTCTTATATTCTGGAATCCCAATACATTTTCTCATCCGAAAGAGTTTAGCCTTAATAGGGAATTAGTATCAAGGATCAATAGAAATCATGAATGATGAGATTACTCAGGAATATATTCTGAGTTTATATTGAGATTCGAGATTATTTAAATGCctagaattattttaatttcaggagatttatttattttaatgcaTGAGATTGATTTGAACTTGAAATTCTTGATTTATGGAGATTAATTTATTTGACTGCAAGAATTTATTTCCAGTATTTGATAACATGATTGGAatgttctttatttatttaattatagggAAAAGTAACAATTTATAGCCCCTATTGTAGACACCCCTATGGCGTTTGACATCCTATACCTGATTCGATCAATCAGACTCtcatatttgtaattttttttattgcacTGCACCTCCATTTTTTCTGCATTGTCGGAATTTAAGAGGGAAGGGAGGAGATTGGCGGAGTCGGCACCTCCAAATCAAATTCAGCCAGGTTGAATATCCTGTGCTACTATTATTTGTATCTTTGTGTTGATAAGATTCCAAATTTGTTGATTTTGCTTGTATGCGTGTGTATGAGTGGTTTGTCTTATGCTTGGTGATATATCTCGGTGATGCCAGATCATGTTTGGTTTGTTTTATGTTTGTTTGTGAGCGTCATTGATCTCCTCCAACCTCCATCTCCTCTTAAATTTCGGCGACGCATAGAGTGGAGGTGAAAcgtaataattatataaaaaaaaattataaacaacATCATCATGACCTTCATGTTTCAATTTGGGTTCAATTAAGCCCCTCCATCTAATGACAACGGGCTTAATTGTACCAAAATTGGAACGTGGAAAatctgattaattgaattttgagtACAAAGTATCATACGccatataaatatttatgatagGGACTAAATTAATTACTACTTTTTTCCAAATTATATAGGTGTATATTTCGTGCATATTCGGGTTGTTAACGAATCACTCAAGCCAATTTATATTCCATAATCACCATATTTTCCTTCggtaacctttttttttttacttgctttaataACCTTTTAACTCTAATATTTATTCATAATATTGGATGGTGGAAAATCCCTACACCATGTATAAATGCATATTTTATTCCACGAAAGAGAGAAATGCTTGATTTGTGTAACACCCGAGTTTATCGAAAGAATAAGAAATTGAATGTGATTGGATTATTATGAGTGATGTAGTCTTAGAGTCAAGTAACATTTAAAAAAGGATACACctacatcaaattaaatatttcaaaaaaaaatttgaaaaattcaataatttatcaTTGGACCAGCAATTGAAATAGAATTCTGAACTGTCGAACTAAGGCCCGATGTGAAACCGTCCCTACCCTCAGACACGACCGATTACATTTCACCCTTCCGATGAACCGTGAACGGTTCAGGTTTGAAATCGACGATTTTTGACTTATTGATAATAAACTATGCGTGTTGGATCGTGTGAGCTCATCAACTTCACACACCATATAATATgcataaaaatcaattattgcTTCAGAAAAATAGGCAAAAgaaaaaatttaacaaaatcAATTCCAAATGTACGACAAAAATAGCAGCGTTGATTCACCTAACGAATCGAATGATGTTATTTCCATTTGAACACACAAAAAGGATGTCGATtcatttattctaaaaaaaatgtctatTTATTTTAGTTACCATATGTATTAAGCGCACAATTCATATATGAATTATAAACTTGAGAGACAGAGACCCAATCAGTAAGTTGTATAGCCTCAAATGCAACTGCCTGTAAACAAGAGAAAATTTACAGAAAACGGTAAAAGGATGAAGATGCCAGAATCTGGTATAGCCTCCAAAATTGCCTCCAAAATTGAAACAAGATGCAGCTGCTGCCTACAAATGTTCATATTCTGCTTCATACATACACAGTAAGATTCACATTGAACATCTACAGACGGAGATACCGAATCCTGATAAATCTAGAAATTGTTGTAGTGCAAAATCAACGGCAAGGTCAGAACCACATGCATGATCTTCACAAGATTTTAATCCTCTTAGCCACGTCCGCAGCCTTACAATCCGGTGGCAGCATGATATAAGCTTTCTTGGTTCCAGCAGGCGTGATTGAAGTATTCACTTTCTTCACCCTTATCTTAAACATATTTATAGCAGCTTCTTTGATATTCTTCTTATCAGCACGTTTGTCGACAACAAAAACCAAAGTGTTACACTCCAGCATCGCCTTTATTGCAGACTCCGTCCCAAGAGGATATCTGAAGATTTGGAAATGGTCAGGGGTTTTTATCAACGCAGCACTAGTGCTAAGTTGTTTGGGATTCTTTCCCCTTTTCGAATACTTTGCAGCAGAAGCAGAAGATGACACCGGACCCTCCTTTTTTGATTTCTTTGCAACAGAAGATGGTGCTGGTTCTAAGAAAACAGCATCCTCAAATTTTAATGTCAAAGCATCTGTGCTCATGAAATCTTGTTTCACAGGATCAGGTTCAAAGTAATTCTCAGCCTTTGTGGACACAGCATGCACGGAAACTCTATCTTTAAGTTTGATCTCAAACGCTTTGAAGCTGCCAACCACATCCTATTTTCCAGTTAGTGAATAAAGTATTAGATAACAATATAAGCTTTCACAATTTTACTTCCAAATGAGCTGGAGAGAGAAATGAAACTTATATCTTGAAAGGAAAGTACAACATCGGAGATAGACTGCTGTATATCTTCTTAGCCTTTATTTATTATCAGTCTTCTGCTAACTTCATAGTTGGTAAATAATAAACCAATATTTTGCATAGTGTAGTTTCCACAGGGGAGAAATGTGTTCAATGGAAACTTCACTTATTGTTTTCTTCATCAGTTCCATTATGATTTAATTTCTGACCTACAACCCTCCCCATATAAGATAATCTGGGCAATAACACCAACAGGGATGGAGCTAAGATTTTATAAATGGACGGCGAAATTACATTTTTGTATTTAGAAATAAGTTTGGACGAACGAAATTACTTTTTTGAATATAAAAAGTGaggaaaatacaaatataatctaaatattaataacaaaaaaattgcCCAGCAATCACCAAGGCATGTCTGGCCTTTGCTCCGCCCCTGAACACCAAGATTTCATATAAAAACTAGGACTATGTATGTTAGTAGTTTATCAGCAACCTTATCAATCtaagcataaaaaaaaaaaccaaaaattttGTTTCAAATAGATCAAAACCATGAACAGAAAAGGCACGAGAGAACGACCAGAAACATATGGTTTAGCAATATAATACTGTTTTAGATGTCAAGCAACAAATTAGCCAACACACAGAACAATTTCCGAAAGAATGCTTTCCATAAGATTGTTTCCAAGGTTTAGAGGGACAAAAGTATATGCAAATTTCTCAAGATATAAAGCACAATCTAACATAGACATTATACAGAAAGAAGACTCATGTTGCTTAAAAAGTACCAAAAATTTGCTTAGGGGACCTAAAATGAAAAGGATGACATTCCAAAAAGCACGGAATCGCACACACCATTCTACTATAGATTGCATATCTGAAGCTCTAAACTGTTTCCGGCATTCTGTGATGTGCATACTTGAGACGATTCAGAATGCCAACCGGCTTGCTTCCACGTTAGTATCCCTAACAACTTAGTTCTAGGTCACCTATTCATCACTTTAAATGATAAGAGAACCAGAAACTCAATTTTGTAGCTTATGGTATAGTAAGCAAATTAGAAACTACTTATAACTAATCTTGTGTTGGATTCTACTGATTTCCCACAACAAACGAATGGGCATTCCATAGcaatttgaa includes these proteins:
- the LOC131021571 gene encoding 60S ribosomal protein L23A-like; amino-acid sequence: MSLQMIVSSVAPPAAVGSGICFRRSSASYSLRFAAGGLTSASKELSSLSSTFFPVKKDVVGSFKAFEIKLKDRVSVHAVSTKAENYFEPDPVKQDFMSTDALTLKFEDAVFLEPAPSSVAKKSKKEGPVSSSASAAKYSKRGKNPKQLSTSAALIKTPDHFQIFRYPLGTESAIKAMLECNTLVFVVDKRADKKNIKEAAINMFKIRVKKVNTSITPAGTKKAYIMLPPDCKAADVAKRIKIL
- the LOC131021570 gene encoding uncharacterized protein LOC131021570, which codes for MESYSSISNTDSSSSASYSFSSNSSTHYLYNPCRQATKSAKPQPSFRSALHTVRKSPAKNVITKKPIAPLPPTPPRIYKVEPIEFKDVVQKLTGAGELQSTRLREVAPPPLSLSPRFVPHSAENEEEKRQKSFDTSFGILSPLGFSLSPSSLAWCSAMLLSPGTLASFETSAVI